One Thermosphaera aggregans DNA segment encodes these proteins:
- the albA gene encoding DNA-binding protein Alba, producing the protein MAQPQSANTVLVGKKPVMNYVIAVLTLVHQGVREVYIKARGRAISKAVDTVEIIRNRFLPGKVDVEDIKIGSQTVTNPQGKETRVSIIEVKLRIKE; encoded by the coding sequence ATGGCGCAACCCCAGAGTGCAAACACAGTCTTAGTTGGGAAGAAACCCGTAATGAACTACGTGATAGCCGTACTAACCCTGGTACACCAGGGTGTTAGAGAGGTATACATCAAGGCCCGCGGAAGAGCCATCAGCAAGGCTGTCGACACGGTCGAAATCATCAGGAACAGGTTCCTGCCTGGTAAAGTAGACGTTGAGGACATCAAGATCGGCAGTCAAACAGTGACCAACCCGCAGGGCAAGGAGACCAGGGTCAGCATCATCGAGGTTAAGCTGAGGATTAAGGAGTAA